A genomic segment from Arcobacter acticola encodes:
- a CDS encoding chemotaxis protein CheX produces the protein MNSNINLTEDEKDCLQELMNVAYGSATAAITEILNAFANLSIPKIQIIDSSELKPYLSNKLNLEMEHLVSLQQLNGTISGENMFVIDKQSAINIAYKFGLEDDEIDDNEISDIVLEITNILSSSTISKLAEDIDTNVSFSAPTIKKLTSIDQLNNIFISKYEKVIIISTELNFEELNIRAELFILTTDNSILFIKEKINKILDEL, from the coding sequence ATGAATTCAAATATAAATTTAACAGAAGATGAAAAAGATTGCCTACAAGAATTAATGAATGTAGCATATGGTAGTGCAACTGCTGCGATTACAGAGATTCTTAATGCATTTGCAAATTTATCTATTCCTAAAATTCAAATAATAGATTCAAGTGAATTAAAACCATATTTATCAAATAAACTAAATCTAGAAATGGAACATTTAGTTTCATTACAACAATTAAATGGAACAATAAGTGGTGAAAATATGTTTGTAATTGATAAACAATCAGCTATAAATATCGCTTATAAATTTGGTTTAGAAGATGATGAAATAGATGATAATGAAATTTCAGATATTGTTTTAGAAATTACAAATATTTTATCTTCATCAACTATTAGTAAACTTGCAGAAGATATTGATACAAATGTTTCTTTTTCAGCGCCAACAATCAAAAAACTAACTTCAATAGATCAATTAAATAATATATTTATTTCTAAATATGAAAAAGTAATTATTATTTCAACTGAATTAAACTTTGAAGAGTTAAATATTAGAGCTGAATTATTTATTCTAACAACGGATAATTCTATTTTATTTATAAAAGAAAAAATTAACAAAATACTGGATGAACTGTGA
- a CDS encoding response regulator, with amino-acid sequence MKILVTDDSKMARKMVIKTLTENIEGDLEIFEAQNGQEALDLYKELSPKIVFLDLTMPIMDGFTALEKIKEFDKNAKVVVISADIQKLSMDRVLQLGAFNFVKKPIDSSKMKQIFEKLNGKA; translated from the coding sequence ATGAAAATTTTGGTTACAGATGATTCAAAGATGGCTAGAAAAATGGTTATCAAAACTCTTACAGAGAACATTGAAGGTGACCTAGAAATATTTGAAGCACAAAATGGTCAAGAAGCACTTGATTTATATAAAGAACTATCTCCAAAAATTGTTTTTCTTGATTTAACAATGCCAATTATGGATGGATTTACAGCTTTAGAAAAAATAAAAGAGTTTGATAAAAATGCAAAAGTTGTGGTTATTTCAGCTGATATTCAAAAACTTTCAATGGATAGAGTACTTCAATTAGGTGCATTTAATTTTGTTAAAAAACCTATTGATTCAAGTAAAATGAAACAAATATTTGAAAAATTAAATGGTAAAGCATAA
- a CDS encoding FAD-dependent oxidoreductase, with protein sequence MNKEYDYVIIGAGIAGCSLAYFLKKYSKSILLIDRNSNVAFGASGAAGAFLSPLLGKPNDFKDLIAKSLIFSTNFYKNLSEDLISNCGVCRIPKNGEDRDKFESYKPYMDFKYTQMDDGYFFEIGSQVTPSLICEKLTKDIEKKLSYNVEKLEQNQDSTWIINDELCAKNIILTTGADIKHIKEEYFDIRGVWGQKIDVSTTTQTHINYHKECSVSKASKIEGSDLYKVSIGATHHKFNCDKNICNYCIETANINDCSKCYNNSIVNSDSVKLIALANDIIKLENVEVIDVKIGARASSNDYFPMIGKLVDSKKSIEKFPHLLNGTHIKNSMLETVNNLYVINGVGGRGFVLSPYLANELVEHIINDKQIEDNLSNHRLFKRWAKKQKNKDIGKK encoded by the coding sequence ATGAATAAAGAATATGATTATGTGATAATTGGAGCTGGAATTGCTGGATGTTCTTTAGCTTATTTTTTAAAAAAATATTCAAAATCTATACTTTTAATAGATAGAAATTCTAATGTTGCTTTTGGAGCAAGTGGAGCTGCGGGTGCTTTTTTATCACCACTTTTGGGTAAACCAAATGATTTTAAAGATTTGATTGCAAAATCTTTAATTTTTTCTACAAATTTTTATAAAAATTTATCAGAAGATTTAATAAGTAATTGTGGAGTATGTAGAATCCCTAAAAATGGAGAAGATAGAGATAAATTTGAATCATATAAACCATATATGGATTTTAAATATACACAAATGGATGATGGATATTTCTTTGAAATAGGCTCTCAAGTAACTCCTTCTTTGATTTGTGAAAAACTAACAAAAGATATTGAAAAAAAACTCTCTTATAATGTAGAAAAATTAGAACAAAACCAAGACTCTACTTGGATAATAAATGATGAGCTTTGTGCAAAAAATATTATCTTAACAACAGGTGCTGATATTAAACATATAAAAGAAGAGTATTTTGATATTCGTGGAGTTTGGGGACAAAAAATTGATGTTAGTACTACAACTCAAACCCATATAAATTATCACAAAGAGTGCTCTGTTTCAAAGGCTTCTAAAATAGAAGGAAGTGATTTATATAAAGTATCAATTGGTGCAACTCACCATAAATTTAATTGTGATAAAAATATATGTAACTATTGTATAGAAACGGCAAACATAAATGATTGCAGTAAATGTTATAATAACTCTATTGTAAATAGTGATTCTGTGAAGCTAATAGCTTTGGCAAATGATATTATAAAACTTGAAAATGTAGAAGTAATAGATGTGAAAATCGGAGCTAGGGCTTCTAGCAATGATTATTTTCCTATGATTGGAAAGCTAGTTGATTCTAAAAAAAGTATTGAAAAGTTTCCTCATTTATTAAATGGAACACATATAAAAAACTCTATGTTAGAAACAGTAAATAATTTATATGTAATAAATGGAGTAGGTGGAAGAGGTTTTGTTTTATCACCTTATTTGGCTAATGAATTAGTTGAACATATAATTAATGATAAACAGATAGAAGATAATCTAAGTAATCATAGATTATTTAAAAGATGGGCAAAAAAACAAAAAAATAAAGACATAGGAAAAAAATGA
- a CDS encoding acyl carrier protein, which produces MNFIERIKPLVEEIAFKKVDIDEPLYTSNLIDSMGTVDLAMMLEEEFNIKIDTRDIIESNFDSLTKLANYIKSRVSE; this is translated from the coding sequence GTGAATTTCATAGAAAGAATAAAACCTTTAGTAGAAGAAATTGCATTTAAAAAAGTTGATATTGATGAACCATTATATACTTCGAATTTAATAGATAGTATGGGAACAGTTGACCTTGCAATGATGTTAGAAGAAGAATTCAATATAAAAATTGATACAAGAGATATTATAGAAAGTAATTTTGATAGTTTAACTAAGTTAGCTAATTATATCAAAAGCAGGGTAAGTGAATAA
- a CDS encoding D-alanyl-lipoteichoic acid biosynthesis protein DltD, whose protein sequence is MNKLFINILSFTIALLLVLGLLYFNKNKILNYYAKPLQDSLQRTISLQNDLESGKIVLFGSSELVFYPNQKFLPQNYFNNDLKLPLRVQGNEGQQSFAIMSQLAACDNELVRDNAKVVVLLSPSWFTGSYDNGLKMPKFLEYMYPGMMNKLYFQSESDDKYKLLISDYIKKNIAQIKEPNFIYKDSFYDLKSDYLDNKFKQIIIENFDSKDNNPKNIDYKNPNLDYESLKLEAKSITIPPKNNNYGINDEYYDRYIVKQIKKDNFPFGVIVSPDINQNQEYNDFLVLLEYLETYKIKALFVMQDLNPYAFANNREEANKLMQIIKSKVLEHNFEYLDMWSNKKEDYEIGTLTDIVHMGELGWVRINQAIINHFMKNKEN, encoded by the coding sequence GTGAATAAACTTTTTATAAATATTTTATCATTTACTATTGCCTTATTATTAGTTTTAGGATTATTATATTTTAATAAAAATAAGATATTAAATTATTATGCAAAACCTTTACAAGATTCTTTACAAAGAACTATTAGCTTGCAAAATGATTTAGAAAGTGGAAAAATCGTTTTATTTGGTTCTTCTGAGTTAGTATTTTATCCTAATCAAAAATTTCTACCACAAAACTATTTTAACAATGATTTAAAACTACCTTTGCGAGTACAAGGGAACGAAGGGCAACAATCTTTTGCTATTATGTCTCAATTGGCAGCTTGTGATAATGAACTTGTACGAGATAATGCAAAAGTTGTAGTACTTTTATCACCTAGTTGGTTTACAGGTTCTTATGATAATGGATTAAAAATGCCTAAATTCTTAGAATATATGTATCCAGGAATGATGAATAAACTTTATTTCCAAAGTGAATCAGATGATAAATATAAGTTATTAATTAGTGATTATATCAAAAAAAATATTGCTCAAATTAAAGAACCAAACTTTATATATAAAGACTCTTTTTATGATTTAAAAAGTGATTATTTAGATAATAAATTTAAACAAATTATAATTGAAAATTTTGATAGTAAAGATAATAATCCTAAAAATATTGATTATAAAAATCCAAATCTTGATTATGAGAGTTTAAAACTTGAAGCCAAAAGTATTACTATTCCTCCAAAAAATAATAATTATGGAATAAATGATGAGTATTATGATAGATATATTGTGAAACAAATAAAAAAAGACAATTTTCCTTTTGGTGTTATAGTATCTCCTGATATAAATCAAAATCAAGAATATAATGATTTTTTAGTTTTACTAGAGTATTTAGAAACTTATAAAATCAAAGCACTTTTTGTAATGCAAGATTTAAATCCTTATGCTTTTGCTAATAATAGGGAAGAAGCAAATAAGCTTATGCAGATAATTAAATCAAAAGTTTTAGAACATAATTTTGAATATTTAGATATGTGGTCAAATAAAAAAGAAGATTACGAAATTGGAACATTAACAGATATTGTTCATATGGGTGAATTAGGTTGGGTACGAATCAATCAGGCTATTATCAATCATTTTATGAAAAATAAGGAAAATTAA
- a CDS encoding MBOAT family O-acyltransferase: MDKILPFSGISFFLLFFSFILFLYLFKNILKKFIPFSTVLFIAVILYIYFCIPHADKILLFLVYVYAIYWIFVANKYQETIFPMMLIAIPMIIHKMDISPIFKILGISYITFRTIQAMVDSHNYGKLSFIEFTSFLLFPTTLLAGPIDRSYRFQEDLKKGYENLTFSNIGKGWDILIVGVLFKFVFAELVNKFWLSTIDENSAFFLDMINSAYSYTIYLFFDFAGYSAMAVGLSIMIGINVPMNFNHPYLAPNPQDFWRRFHITLGSWLTDYFFKPLYKYLHNFNILKGRRLLIQNLAIIATFLLMGMWNGFTWYFIFSGFLFGIYSAIHNIYVVYVKKGGYDYFTFFPDIIALNLKRFLMLNGAVLALYFFSGRVPV; this comes from the coding sequence ATGGATAAAATTTTACCTTTTTCTGGAATTAGCTTTTTTCTTTTATTTTTTTCTTTTATATTATTTTTATATTTATTTAAAAATATTTTAAAGAAATTTATTCCTTTTAGTACAGTTTTATTTATTGCTGTAATCTTGTATATATATTTTTGTATTCCTCATGCAGATAAAATATTACTTTTTCTTGTGTATGTTTATGCTATATATTGGATATTTGTAGCAAATAAATATCAAGAAACGATTTTCCCTATGATGCTTATTGCAATACCTATGATAATACACAAGATGGATATATCTCCAATATTTAAAATTCTGGGAATATCATATATTACATTTAGAACAATTCAAGCAATGGTTGATAGTCATAATTATGGAAAATTATCTTTTATTGAATTTACTTCATTTTTATTATTCCCAACAACATTACTTGCAGGGCCTATTGATAGATCATACAGATTTCAAGAAGACTTAAAAAAAGGGTATGAAAATTTAACTTTTTCTAATATTGGAAAAGGCTGGGATATTTTGATTGTTGGAGTATTGTTTAAATTTGTTTTTGCAGAATTAGTAAACAAATTTTGGCTTTCTACTATTGATGAAAATAGTGCTTTTTTTCTTGATATGATAAATAGTGCATACTCATATACTATTTATCTTTTCTTTGATTTCGCTGGTTATAGTGCTATGGCTGTTGGTTTGAGTATTATGATTGGAATAAATGTTCCTATGAATTTTAATCATCCTTATTTAGCCCCAAATCCACAAGATTTTTGGAGAAGATTTCATATTACTTTAGGTTCATGGTTAACAGATTATTTCTTTAAACCTCTATATAAATATTTACATAATTTTAATATTTTAAAAGGTAGAAGATTATTGATACAAAATCTTGCAATCATAGCTACTTTTTTACTTATGGGAATGTGGAATGGTTTTACTTGGTATTTTATATTTAGTGGTTTTTTATTTGGTATTTACTCAGCTATTCACAATATATATGTAGTTTATGTAAAAAAAGGTGGATATGATTATTTTACATTTTTCCCAGATATTATAGCTTTGAACTTAAAACGATTTTTGATGTTAAATGGTGCTGTTTTAGCACTTTATTTTTTTAGTGGGAGAGTTCCTGTATGA
- a CDS encoding AMP-binding protein has product MRFDLELLDFVDCDKDLNKLALSASDRDLTWDEFKNEVDAFKSEILKYNLPKGHPVVIYGHKEAKFLVSIVACMSLGLPYIPVDTIYPKERLQKIINIVNSALLIDTIDDTLGFNKKNINTTYYLDDPIIYIIFTSGSTGEPKGVQITQNSILDFNKWLDTDFKFSNDSVFMNQAPFSFDLSVYELIGFLSFGGTIVLNSRELLENHIEFFERLKKYSCNTWVSTPSFISKYLLSSEFTSNDIKSLQTFLFCGEVLPATTAKRILNSFPSSKVLNTYGPTEATVAITLIDITPAVIEKYSKSLPVGYVKENTVINLLDKDSENVGEIEIVGDNVSIGYFKNEELNAQKFQAKYEKKSFRTGDFGYFEDDMLFFANRKDELIKLHGFRIELGEIDKEFTNNKNINESITIPLKRGTEVVKLITFIITNTHIDIEELKKEISQILPYYMIPSDIIVLDKFPYNTNHKIDKNQLIEIYRGL; this is encoded by the coding sequence ATGAGATTTGATTTAGAGTTATTGGATTTTGTTGATTGTGACAAAGATTTAAATAAATTAGCTTTAAGTGCAAGTGATAGAGATTTAACTTGGGATGAATTTAAAAATGAAGTTGATGCTTTCAAAAGTGAGATTTTAAAATACAATTTACCAAAAGGTCATCCCGTTGTTATTTATGGGCACAAAGAAGCTAAGTTTTTAGTTAGTATTGTGGCTTGTATGAGTTTAGGTTTACCATATATCCCTGTTGATACAATCTATCCAAAAGAAAGACTTCAGAAGATTATAAATATTGTAAATTCAGCTTTATTAATTGATACAATTGATGATACTTTAGGTTTCAATAAAAAAAATATAAATACGACATATTATTTAGATGATCCAATAATATATATAATATTTACATCAGGAAGTACAGGTGAACCTAAAGGTGTTCAAATAACACAAAACTCAATTTTAGATTTTAATAAGTGGTTAGACACTGATTTTAAATTTTCAAATGATAGTGTATTTATGAATCAAGCACCTTTTAGTTTTGATTTATCTGTATATGAACTTATTGGATTTTTATCATTTGGAGGAACGATTGTTTTAAATAGTCGAGAATTATTAGAAAATCATATAGAATTTTTTGAACGACTTAAAAAATACAGTTGTAATACATGGGTTTCAACACCTTCATTTATAAGTAAGTATTTACTATCATCTGAATTTACAAGTAATGATATAAAAAGCTTACAAACTTTTCTTTTCTGTGGAGAAGTATTACCAGCAACAACTGCAAAAAGAATTTTAAATAGTTTTCCAAGCTCAAAAGTTCTAAATACATACGGTCCAACGGAAGCAACAGTAGCTATTACCTTAATAGATATTACACCTGCTGTTATTGAAAAATATTCAAAAAGCTTACCAGTTGGATATGTAAAAGAAAATACAGTAATAAACTTATTAGATAAAGATAGTGAAAATGTTGGAGAAATAGAAATCGTTGGAGACAATGTTTCAATAGGATATTTTAAAAATGAAGAGCTAAATGCTCAAAAATTCCAAGCTAAATATGAAAAAAAAAGTTTTAGAACTGGAGATTTTGGATATTTTGAAGATGATATGCTTTTCTTCGCAAATAGAAAAGATGAGTTAATAAAACTACATGGATTTAGAATAGAACTAGGTGAAATAGATAAAGAATTCACAAACAATAAAAATATTAATGAATCTATTACAATACCTTTAAAAAGAGGAACAGAAGTAGTAAAACTAATTACTTTTATTATCACAAATACGCATATAGATATAGAAGAATTAAAAAAAGAGATATCCCAAATACTTCCATATTATATGATTCCATCTGATATTATAGTTCTTGATAAATTTCCATATAATACAAATCATAAAATTGATAAAAATCAATTAATTGAAATTTATAGAGGCTTATAA
- a CDS encoding protein adenylyltransferase SelO produces MKTIKENNQTIETLDDLSKLVDYSLVNTLNCDPQCKANGIDHSPRQVFSGHYVLVNPTPIEEPQYIAHSKTFFKELGFADTLAQLPDFISMFSGDTSNVPESMKKKTWACGYALSIYGTEYYQQCPFQTGNGYGDGRAISVLEALINGKRWEMQLKGGGRTPYCRGADGRAVLRSSIREFLAQEHMHALNIPTSRSLSLYTSRTEKVKRPWYSDGSYSKDPDMMVSEAVAISTRVAPSFLRVGQIELFARRARKKEHPKAMEELEKIVLHLIDREYSDVIDKTLPIAEKIVLLATEFCNRLTSLVSNWIRVGYCQGNFNSDNCAAGGFTLDYGPFGFLDVFDPSYQSWTGGGRHFSFLNQPAAAERNFNSFYTALQVLLASDESYLSKLEEIRNSFSKVMQIQMEKMWASKLGLSVFDAQLWNELEALMIETSVDYTIFFRELSNIPENIDALKKSFYKDINSDENLEKHWAQWLNKWKSLINTRNQSSEKLSQQMKLVNPKYTLREWFLVPAYQLAKNADYSLIHELQEIMTNPYSEQSQEIEEKYYRLKPSQFFAVGGISHVSCSS; encoded by the coding sequence ATGAAAACAATAAAAGAAAACAATCAAACTATAGAAACGCTTGATGATCTATCAAAACTAGTAGATTATTCACTTGTAAATACACTTAACTGTGATCCACAATGTAAAGCTAATGGAATAGATCATTCCCCAAGACAAGTCTTTTCAGGCCATTATGTTTTGGTTAATCCAACACCAATTGAAGAACCCCAATATATAGCCCATAGTAAAACTTTTTTTAAAGAACTAGGTTTTGCAGATACTTTAGCACAATTGCCTGATTTTATTAGCATGTTTTCAGGTGATACTTCAAATGTTCCTGAATCTATGAAAAAAAAGACTTGGGCATGTGGCTATGCTCTTTCTATATATGGGACTGAGTATTATCAACAATGTCCTTTCCAAACTGGAAATGGATATGGAGACGGTCGAGCAATATCAGTGCTCGAAGCTCTTATAAATGGTAAACGTTGGGAGATGCAGCTAAAAGGTGGAGGTAGAACCCCATATTGTCGCGGAGCTGATGGTAGGGCAGTATTAAGATCAAGTATTCGTGAGTTTCTTGCTCAAGAGCATATGCATGCACTTAACATACCTACATCAAGATCTTTAAGCTTATATACTTCAAGAACAGAAAAAGTAAAAAGACCTTGGTATTCAGATGGCTCTTACTCAAAAGATCCAGATATGATGGTATCTGAAGCAGTTGCTATTTCTACACGTGTTGCACCATCGTTTCTTAGAGTTGGGCAAATTGAACTTTTTGCTCGTCGTGCTAGAAAAAAAGAACATCCAAAAGCAATGGAAGAACTTGAAAAAATTGTATTACACTTAATTGATCGTGAGTATAGTGACGTTATTGATAAAACTTTACCTATTGCAGAAAAAATAGTTTTACTAGCTACTGAGTTTTGTAATCGTCTTACATCTCTTGTTTCAAATTGGATTCGAGTTGGATATTGTCAAGGTAATTTCAATAGTGATAACTGTGCAGCAGGAGGGTTCACCCTTGATTATGGTCCATTTGGATTCTTAGATGTATTTGATCCATCTTATCAATCGTGGACAGGAGGAGGGCGTCACTTTTCATTTTTAAATCAGCCAGCAGCAGCTGAACGTAATTTTAATTCATTTTATACAGCATTACAAGTGTTATTAGCATCAGATGAGAGTTATTTATCTAAACTTGAAGAAATCAGAAATAGTTTTTCAAAAGTAATGCAAATCCAAATGGAAAAAATGTGGGCTTCTAAACTTGGGCTTAGTGTTTTTGATGCTCAATTATGGAATGAGCTTGAAGCTCTTATGATAGAAACTTCTGTTGATTATACAATCTTTTTTAGAGAGCTTTCAAATATACCTGAAAATATTGATGCCCTTAAAAAAAGTTTTTATAAAGACATAAATAGTGATGAGAACTTGGAAAAACATTGGGCACAATGGTTAAATAAATGGAAATCTCTTATAAATACAAGAAATCAATCATCTGAAAAACTTTCTCAACAAATGAAACTTGTAAACCCAAAATATACTTTAAGAGAGTGGTTTTTAGTACCTGCTTATCAGTTGGCAAAAAATGCAGATTATTCTTTAATTCATGAACTTCAAGAAATCATGACAAATCCATACTCTGAACAATCACAAGAAATAGAAGAAAAATATTATAGATTAAAACCATCTCAATTTTTTGCAGTTGGTGGCATATCACATGTTAGTTGTTCATCGTAA
- a CDS encoding IS1380 family transposase — protein sequence MAQTILNFKLQSTNEKLTPRTGVAIFGEYLKGINLESLCNTNLPLAKHPNGYTPFEFIYPLILMLHSGGRVLDDIKEIRLDTALSTLLKMDNIPTASAFTKYLHKHKTIGEDGIRKINKQFLKRFLKSIKSEELILDIDATFIEAHKNTAKWSYKNAPGYMPMVGHINGGYVIDVDFKEGNEAPASKNLEFIKQCQGQLPIGVKFDRFRADSASYQAAIFNHCDKENILFTVTAKKNKNVFDSIKDIKDDTWQFFSKREKVSEFTHTMQDTDNAFRMIVIKKDITPILPTMEEYISDEVMMQYQDEIYYCIATNDNDLSSEEIIKLHRQRGETSENKIKELKNGFNMSYLPTSNTQANAFYFAIGTLAYNLFLLFKQILDSNMQKHTVKTIRYKLYNIAGKVVSHAREITLKVNEQFKELLQNIRYRAYEESLQ from the coding sequence ATGGCACAGACTATCTTAAATTTCAAACTACAATCCACAAACGAAAAATTAACTCCTAGAACAGGTGTAGCAATATTTGGGGAGTATCTCAAAGGTATAAACCTTGAGAGTCTTTGCAATACAAACCTTCCTTTAGCTAAACATCCAAACGGATATACTCCGTTTGAATTTATTTATCCATTGATTCTAATGCTTCACAGTGGGGGTAGAGTTCTTGATGATATTAAAGAGATACGATTAGATACAGCACTCTCAACACTTCTAAAAATGGATAATATTCCAACAGCATCAGCGTTCACAAAATATCTTCATAAGCATAAGACTATCGGGGAAGATGGAATAAGAAAGATCAACAAACAGTTCTTAAAAAGATTTCTAAAAAGTATCAAAAGTGAAGAGCTTATCTTAGACATAGATGCTACATTTATTGAAGCACATAAAAATACTGCAAAGTGGTCTTATAAAAATGCACCTGGTTATATGCCTATGGTTGGACATATTAATGGCGGATATGTAATTGATGTTGATTTCAAAGAGGGTAATGAGGCACCTGCAAGCAAAAACTTAGAGTTTATCAAGCAGTGCCAAGGACAACTTCCAATCGGAGTAAAGTTTGATAGGTTTCGTGCTGATAGTGCTTCGTATCAAGCTGCTATTTTTAACCACTGCGATAAAGAAAATATTCTTTTTACTGTAACAGCTAAAAAGAACAAGAATGTATTTGATTCAATCAAAGATATTAAAGATGATACATGGCAATTTTTTTCCAAAAGAGAGAAAGTTTCAGAGTTTACACATACAATGCAAGATACAGATAATGCTTTTCGGATGATAGTAATTAAAAAAGATATAACACCGATTCTTCCGACAATGGAGGAGTATATATCGGATGAAGTGATGATGCAATATCAAGATGAGATTTATTACTGTATTGCTACAAATGATAATGATTTAAGCTCTGAAGAGATTATTAAACTTCATCGTCAACGTGGTGAAACAAGTGAGAACAAGATTAAAGAGTTAAAGAATGGCTTTAATATGAGTTATCTTCCAACATCCAACACACAAGCAAATGCCTTTTACTTTGCCATTGGTACTTTAGCATATAATCTGTTTTTACTATTCAAACAGATTTTAGACTCTAATATGCAAAAACATACAGTAAAAACAATCAGATACAAGCTTTATAATATCGCAGGTAAAGTAGTTTCACATGCCAGAGAGATAACTCTAAAAGTTAATGAACAGTTTAAAGAATTGTTACAAAACATCAGATACAGAGCTTATGAAGAGAGCTTACAATGA